One window of Candidatus Neomarinimicrobiota bacterium genomic DNA carries:
- a CDS encoding cupin domain-containing protein — translation MPRIIESPTIIESAGNKPKRIEEFVGHVNSNHTEVSVARMGSPGGWVEPGQRPEFMEITLVLKGRLHVEYDDGECDVMAGQSIITNPGEWVRYSTPGEEGAEYVAVCLPAFSPGSVHRDDE, via the coding sequence ATGCCCAGAATAATAGAATCACCGACAATCATTGAATCTGCAGGCAATAAACCCAAGCGCATAGAAGAATTTGTGGGTCATGTCAATTCAAACCATACTGAGGTGAGTGTGGCTCGCATGGGCTCACCTGGAGGGTGGGTGGAGCCTGGTCAGCGACCTGAATTTATGGAGATAACCCTGGTGTTGAAGGGACGACTTCATGTTGAATATGATGATGGGGAATGCGATGTGATGGCAGGCCAGTCCATTATCACAAATCCAGGAGAATGGGTTCGTTATAGCACCCCGGGAGAAGAGGGGGCTGAGTATGTCGCTGTGTGTCTCCCTGCATTTTCACCAGGGTCTGTTCACAGAGATGATGAGTAG
- a CDS encoding YkgJ family cysteine cluster protein encodes MSEPLGLAAGNFSNWLGDERDALKNDTETDVPCGECTACCRSSYFIHIKPGETDTLSHIPDELLFPAPGMPAGNVLMGYDEKGHCPMLKNSACSIYEHRPSTCRSYDCRIFPATGIQINGKDKVLITQQVERWKFNLSETEEIKEHKAVQRAGSFLTNKSKLFPPDELPGNPTQLAIMAIKVFQVFLNEDAEGIDDGEMVEAIIKEREKFDTDETTQ; translated from the coding sequence ATGTCAGAACCACTGGGATTGGCTGCGGGTAATTTTTCAAACTGGCTTGGTGACGAGCGCGATGCACTGAAAAATGATACGGAGACAGATGTACCCTGTGGCGAATGCACCGCCTGCTGTCGATCTTCCTATTTTATCCACATCAAACCCGGTGAAACAGATACACTGTCTCATATTCCAGATGAATTGCTATTCCCTGCACCTGGAATGCCTGCAGGAAATGTCCTCATGGGGTATGATGAGAAGGGTCACTGTCCCATGCTCAAAAATAGCGCCTGCTCAATCTATGAGCACAGACCTTCAACTTGCCGTAGCTATGATTGTAGAATCTTCCCAGCCACTGGTATTCAGATCAATGGAAAAGACAAGGTCCTCATCACCCAGCAGGTTGAACGCTGGAAATTCAATCTTTCAGAAACTGAGGAAATCAAAGAACACAAAGCGGTTCAAAGGGCGGGCTCCTTTTTAACAAACAAATCCAAACTATTCCCTCCAGATGAATTGCCTGGGAACCCAACCCAGCTGGCCATCATGGCCATAAAGGTTTTCCAGGTCTTTTTGAATGAGGACGCTGAAGGCATTGATGATGGAGAAATGGTTGAAGCCATCATAAAAGAGCGAGAAAAATTCGATACGGACGAGACCACCCAATAG
- the blaOXA gene encoding class D beta-lactamase → MKVKWIVGLLKNQVFVLLGLLTLYSCSRSTPPINLEALFNDRGVTGTILLTTLDGTQLFQACPERAKMPLLPASTFKIPNSLIALEEAALTGPDEIFIWDGEVRFLDAWNQDHSMRTAFPVSCVWFYQELARRVGNEKYLLHLKQLNYGNMKTGPDISSFWLDGDLRITAEQQITFLKKLHNNELPFKAQNIQIVKDLMVVEETDDYKIRAKTGWAVRADGQHTWWIGYVEKGDQVWFFATNIELTHNDQAKYSREITREALELIGVLPEAQPELN, encoded by the coding sequence GTGAAAGTGAAGTGGATCGTGGGATTGCTAAAAAACCAGGTATTTGTCCTGTTGGGGTTGCTAACGCTCTATTCATGCTCCAGATCCACACCCCCAATAAATTTGGAAGCCCTTTTTAACGATCGTGGAGTTACAGGTACCATCCTTCTAACCACGCTGGATGGGACACAACTATTTCAGGCCTGTCCTGAACGAGCAAAAATGCCCTTATTACCAGCATCAACCTTCAAAATACCCAACTCTCTTATCGCCCTCGAAGAAGCTGCCTTAACCGGTCCAGATGAAATTTTTATTTGGGATGGAGAGGTAAGATTTCTCGACGCCTGGAACCAGGACCATTCTATGAGGACAGCCTTTCCAGTATCATGTGTTTGGTTTTATCAGGAGTTGGCCAGAAGAGTTGGAAATGAGAAATATCTCCTTCATTTAAAACAGTTGAACTATGGCAACATGAAGACGGGTCCTGACATTTCCAGCTTTTGGTTGGATGGTGATCTACGAATTACGGCTGAACAACAAATTACTTTTCTCAAAAAGCTCCATAATAATGAGCTGCCTTTTAAGGCTCAAAATATCCAGATCGTAAAAGATCTTATGGTGGTTGAAGAGACAGATGACTATAAAATCCGCGCTAAAACAGGGTGGGCTGTTCGAGCTGATGGGCAACACACCTGGTGGATAGGATATGTTGAAAAAGGAGATCAAGTCTGGTTTTTTGCCACTAATATTGAACTCACCCACAACGACCAAGCTAAGTATTCTAGGGAAATAACCAGAGAAGCGTTGGAGCTAATCGGTGTTTTGCCCGAAGCACAACCGGAGCTGAATTAA
- a CDS encoding zf-TFIIB domain-containing protein: MKCPACANTLVATKVGEITVDVCKNGCGGLWFDSHELKQVDERHEAVGEKLLQFEKNPGVSVDFTQKRPCPKCDGVIMLKHFMSVKRDVEVDECAKCGGFWLDAGELGQIRNQFTTEAERTKAAESYFHDAFGEELEKMLEESQEKAERASSIAKMFRFLCPSYYIPGKQKWGAF, translated from the coding sequence ATGAAATGTCCGGCATGTGCCAATACACTTGTAGCAACCAAGGTTGGCGAGATAACTGTTGATGTCTGTAAAAATGGTTGTGGAGGTCTCTGGTTTGATAGCCATGAACTAAAACAGGTTGATGAAAGGCATGAAGCCGTTGGCGAAAAGCTTTTGCAGTTTGAAAAGAATCCAGGTGTTTCAGTTGATTTTACACAAAAACGACCCTGTCCCAAATGCGACGGCGTGATCATGTTGAAGCATTTCATGAGTGTTAAACGAGATGTGGAAGTGGATGAGTGTGCCAAGTGTGGCGGGTTCTGGTTGGATGCAGGAGAACTGGGTCAAATAAGAAATCAATTCACAACAGAAGCCGAGAGAACAAAAGCTGCCGAGAGCTATTTCCATGATGCCTTCGGTGAAGAGCTGGAAAAAATGCTGGAAGAGAGTCAAGAGAAGGCTGAGCGGGCAAGCAGCATCGCAAAGATGTTTCGTTTTCTCTGCCCCTCCTACTACATCCCTGGCAAACAAAAGTGGGGTGCCTTCTAA
- a CDS encoding CoA-binding protein, whose product MTIDSFLGEKKLALAGASSKASKFGNAVLKELSSKGYELLLTHPEAETINGVACYGSLAELPPDVGGLINVVPPAQTEKLVREAHAAGIRKIWMQQGSESADAIQYCKEHEIEVVHGECILMFAQPRGLHKFHHWLWGLFGKLPKGHGK is encoded by the coding sequence ATGACGATTGATTCATTTCTTGGAGAAAAAAAACTGGCGCTGGCTGGCGCATCCAGTAAAGCCAGTAAGTTTGGTAATGCAGTTCTTAAGGAGTTGAGCAGTAAGGGGTATGAATTATTATTAACTCATCCTGAAGCAGAGACAATAAATGGTGTCGCCTGCTATGGGTCCCTGGCTGAATTACCACCTGATGTGGGCGGGTTGATAAATGTGGTTCCTCCAGCCCAGACTGAAAAACTGGTTCGAGAAGCCCACGCGGCAGGGATTAGAAAAATCTGGATGCAACAGGGATCTGAATCGGCTGATGCGATTCAATATTGCAAGGAACATGAGATAGAGGTGGTCCATGGGGAATGCATACTGATGTTTGCCCAGCCCCGGGGATTGCATAAGTTCCATCATTGGCTATGGGGGTTATTCGGGAAATTGCCCAAAGGTCATGGGAAGTGA
- a CDS encoding YaiI/YqxD family protein: MLHIYVDADACPVKNEVYRVADRYELMVTLVSNSRMRVPQNSRVKLEVVGDGFDEADDWIVEHVQEGDVVITADIPLAGRCITAGAEVLSNSGKRFTDDNIGQTLATRDLLTELRGAGEITGGPAPLTQRDRSEFLQKLDVVIQSIRRR; the protein is encoded by the coding sequence TTGCTGCATATCTATGTAGATGCTGATGCATGTCCCGTTAAGAACGAAGTGTATCGGGTGGCTGACAGATATGAGCTTATGGTTACCCTTGTATCAAATTCCAGGATGCGTGTACCACAAAATTCACGTGTCAAATTGGAAGTTGTCGGTGATGGGTTTGATGAAGCGGATGATTGGATTGTTGAACATGTGCAAGAAGGTGATGTGGTCATCACAGCAGATATACCTCTGGCAGGACGTTGCATTACAGCTGGTGCCGAGGTGTTGAGTAATTCTGGAAAGCGTTTTACCGATGATAATATTGGCCAGACGCTGGCAACCCGGGATTTGCTGACAGAGTTACGAGGGGCTGGTGAAATTACAGGCGGTCCAGCACCACTGACACAGCGTGACCGGTCTGAGTTTCTACAGAAATTGGATGTTGTCATCCAGTCCATTCGAAGGAGATAA